A region of the Borrelia parkeri genome:
ACAGTAGTTGATAAGTTTGTCACTGAGATATTAGACAAGATTATAACAGGCACTAAAGAAGCAATAAGTTTTTTAGTGTAAAAACCCTTTTTTTTTTGATTTGTTAAGGATGTTGTCTTGATGTGCACTATCAGAAAGAAATTT
Encoded here:
- a CDS encoding variable large family protein, whose amino-acid sequence is MDIENIMKAVKEKLNTDIDKNRNYIKVKTVVDKFVTEILDKIITGTKEAISFLV